The segment GGCTATGCGGATGCCGGACCCGATTGGATATGGCGAAGGTGAGATTGAATTGTGTCAAGTGTTCGAAGGGCCAATGGAGAGTTCGGAAAAGCAGTCTGATTAAGCTCCACTTGGACGCTAGCATGGCTGGTGGCTTTTCATCGGAAAAAAAGGGGGACGGAAAATGAAAGCCATGGTCTGCACCCGATACGGGCCACCGGAAGTTTTGGAGCTGCAACAGCTCGATAAGCCCGTACCGAAAGATGATGAAATTCTGATAAAAGTTCATGCGTCCACTGTAACAGCGGGGGATTGCGAGATACGGAGCTTTAAATTTCCGGTGTTATTGTGGATTCCGCTGCGGCTGTTTTTTGGCGTGCGGAAACCGAGATTGAATGTGCTGGGGCAGGAATTCGCCGGAGAAGTTGAAGTTGCGGGAGATGAGCAGACGTTATTCAAAAAAGGGGACCGTGTATTTGGTGCGACTGGATTGAAGCTTGGCGCGTATGCCGACTACCTTTGCCTTCCCAGCAGCTCTGCCATCGCCCGAATGCCGGAAGGGTTGAGTTTTGAAGAAGCCGCCACCATCCCGACAGGCGGAATGAATGCCTTATTTTTTCTTCGAAAAGCGAAAATCCAAACCGGCCAGAAAGTGCTCATTATCGGAGCCGGCGGAAGCATCGGCACGATGGCCGTTCAGC is part of the Planococcus shenhongbingii genome and harbors:
- a CDS encoding NAD(P)-dependent alcohol dehydrogenase, with the translated sequence MKAMVCTRYGPPEVLELQQLDKPVPKDDEILIKVHASTVTAGDCEIRSFKFPVLLWIPLRLFFGVRKPRLNVLGQEFAGEVEVAGDEQTLFKKGDRVFGATGLKLGAYADYLCLPSSSAIARMPEGLSFEEAATIPTGGMNALFFLRKAKIQTGQKVLIIGAGGSIGTMAVQLAKNSGAEVTAIDSGEKLDMLLSIGADNVIDYRQEDFTANGETYDVIFDVAGKSPFSKTINSLKPKGIYLMGNPSLSQMFRRLLPTKKGNRKIIAGAASYKAEDLRYLSKLLAEGKIKPVIDQVFPLEQLRQAHYYVESGMKKGNVVIANR